The following coding sequences lie in one Pseudomonas sp. SL4(2022) genomic window:
- a CDS encoding aspartate-semialdehyde dehydrogenase, whose product MLPPIPHSLVPVTVQQDVVKPRPEIPPVTASAESAKESGVSLDKRHPQEAEMLLREEQRRRQRRHGYSPEELAEGEVAKADEAVVSELPRQGLWVDVEV is encoded by the coding sequence ATGCTGCCGCCGATCCCCCACAGTCTGGTTCCCGTCACCGTCCAGCAGGATGTGGTCAAGCCTCGTCCGGAAATCCCGCCGGTTACAGCGTCTGCGGAAAGCGCCAAGGAAAGTGGTGTGAGCCTGGATAAACGCCACCCTCAGGAAGCCGAAATGCTCCTGCGCGAAGAGCAGCGCCGTCGCCAGCGCCGCCACGGCTACTCCCCGGAAGAACTGGCCGAAGGTGAAGTGGCCAAGGCCGATGAGGCTGTGGTCAGTGAACTGCCTCGTCAGGGCTTGTGG